The Spirochaetota bacterium genome includes a region encoding these proteins:
- a CDS encoding polysaccharide deacetylase family protein: MRQVYKNNIPVIAAIFLITGAAVYLLLFWRGAAFKPPAQGDTGWELMPEEETDRLNSVPILLYHNIDGRGPFSLDLEILRSHFSLIKGAGIRVISLSDFVDRLGTSESLGGRTVAISFDDGFLSMYTKLLPLCREFNYPVTLFIYTDNVYTRAEKSITWRRLREMDGGGVSIESHTISHTDLVSLYAKNTPESRKKIFDEIYLSKRIIELYLGKKIRYFAFPYGRYNLPLIQMCRHAGYERVFSTDYGSNVITRNNYCLRRRHIKRDYTFDLIEKIVR, translated from the coding sequence TTTACAAAAACAACATCCCCGTGATTGCCGCAATTTTCCTGATAACCGGGGCGGCCGTCTATCTGCTTCTTTTCTGGCGCGGCGCGGCGTTCAAACCGCCCGCACAGGGCGACACCGGATGGGAGCTCATGCCGGAAGAGGAAACAGACCGTCTCAACTCGGTCCCCATTCTATTGTACCATAACATCGACGGCAGGGGCCCCTTTTCCCTCGATCTGGAGATCCTGAGAAGTCATTTCTCCCTGATAAAAGGAGCGGGCATTCGGGTAATAAGTCTTTCTGATTTCGTCGACAGACTGGGAACGTCCGAGTCCCTCGGCGGCAGAACCGTTGCCATAAGCTTCGATGACGGTTTCCTGTCCATGTACACAAAGTTACTGCCGCTATGCCGCGAATTTAATTATCCTGTCACGCTTTTCATTTACACCGACAACGTTTATACGCGCGCGGAGAAAAGCATTACCTGGCGGCGGCTTCGCGAGATGGACGGCGGCGGCGTTTCCATTGAGAGCCACACCATCAGCCATACCGACCTGGTCAGTCTTTACGCCAAGAACACCCCGGAATCGAGGAAAAAGATCTTCGATGAAATCTATCTATCGAAAAGGATTATCGAACTCTACCTGGGAAAGAAGATACGGTATTTCGCCTTCCCTTACGGGCGCTACAACCTCCCGCTCATCCAGATGTGCAGGCATGCCGGGTACGAGCGCGTCTTTTCGACGGACTACGGCTCCAATGTCATAACCCGCAACAACTACTGCCTGCGGCGCCGGCATATCAAACGGGA